The genomic DNA CCAGCACAACGATCAAATCAAGGTGCTTCCTGATATTCTTCATACATATTTCAGCTGACACGACAATCAAAGCACCAATTCCACTCGGTATTGCGACATAATAGAGCAAATACTCATGGAGCGGCACATCGGTAAAATAATAGTTGACCAATTTAATAAATACAGCTAGTCCGACAATGATCCAATAGACATTCAGTATTTTCCGATTCAGCTTCCTGGTATCAAGCTCTAGCAGCCCCATAGCCCACCCCGCATGTTAATAATATGGAGATATCAAGATGTACACGAGTACTCCTGTCAGACTGACATATAGCCATAATGGCATCGTCCACCTGGCAATCTTCCGGTGTTTTTCAACTTGCATGGTCAAGCCTCTAACAAGTGATAACAGTGCAAGAGGAACAATGACTGCTGCAAGGATGATATGTGTAATCAGGATGAAGTAATAAATATATTTCAGCGGTCCTTCGCCTCCGTATGAAGTGGACTCCGCCAAATAGTGATAAGAAACATATGAAACTAAAAAGAGTGCTGTGGTTGTGAATGCTGCGAAAATGAATCGTTTGTGAAGCTTGATGTTTTTACGCAGGATGAACCATAACGCAGCGAGTAAAAAGACAAAAGTAAAGCTATTGAAAATTGCATTCAACAATGGAAGAATCGTAATATCAAAGCCCGTTTCCCCTTCATATTCCGGTAAAAAGAATAAAAGGACGACAAGGGCATTGATGAGGATCGACAGTACGACCACGATTCCAGTGTAACTCTTCTGTTGGGTAGATTTATTTTGAACCATCATTTCTCTCCTGTATCTAAAGTACTACTCTTAGAATAGCGAACCCGACCCCTATTCATCAACTTTTAAATGGATGAAGCCACATAACGTTCACAACTGAACTTCAACCAATTATAAAAAGATACCAAAAACCGTTTGTGGCATTGGCATCTGGATGTTAAGCCGGCTCAGGTTTCAACCCTTTCTTTCGTACATACTCTTTCCAAATCCTCCAGTACATCTTCAAGCGCTAACAATTCGTATAGGATTGCGACCCTGACGGATAGATGTTTCCTCGTCTTCGCATGTTCGGCTTGAATCCGGCGTTCTTTTTCATATATGAACAACTCATCAAGCTGCTCGATCAATTTGTTATGCTCATCATGAACCTGATGTTTAGGATCCTTCAAAATGGCGGCAATCGAATCGACAGCTTTCATAATCGTCTGTACTTTTTCAGGTGTTAATTTTGCATTCTCAATATTAAGATATACTAAATTCCCGAAATGATAAAGAATCTTTTGAAAATATTCCAATTTTTTCATAAGTATTCCAAATTCCCGGATTTCCTTGAGATTATGACGCCGATATTTCCATTCCTCACGCTGATATTGAGCAAGTGAAAAGGCTCGTTCCATATCCTTACTCAGCTTTCGATACTCCGATTGCAGTTCACGCGGTGTCCCGCCTTTTACAAATCTGTTCAGAATAAAACCTGCTCCGTCATATAATTCATCGACCTGCTTCCGGACCATTTCATGATAGTGAGGCGGTAAAATCAAATAATTGATTGCTGTGGAAACAATTAGACCAATTAACGTGGTCGATAAACGGACGACGAAAGACATGAAGTGCTCGTCCTCTGTCTCCGCAATCATCGCGACAGCCGTCAACGTGGCAACAAGCATACCTGCATCAAGGCGGAGCTTATGACAGACGAGGAGGGTAAGTGTCGCCGCCAACGCATATGTAAGAGAGGTGGGACCGAGAAAATATTCGAAGCCCATCGCGAATGCTGCTCCGATCATTGCTGCCGGAAAGCGGATCATCCCTTTTTTTATGGAATCGGATGCGGTCGGTTCAACCGTCACAATCGCCGTGATGACTGCAAAAAGGACAGGCAAATGAAACAGGTTGCATATCAGCGCCGTCACAAAGGCCGCCAGACCAGTTTTAATCACCCGCCCACCGATCCAATTGGTTAAATTAATCATCTTCATTCCGCATCACCCAGGGTAGAAATCGTCTTTCCTTATTGTACCAACTAAGTACGGGTAATTCTACTTGAGCTCTTTGGGCTTTGGACCTTGCGGACTGTTTTCGTCACCATCTTTCTTGGCAGGAAACGAATCATGAGTGCAAGCAGCTTATTCTGCGTCCCTGGAATGATCAATGTCTTCCCTGCTTTGAATTGATTGTAGGCAATGTCAGCAGCCCTTTCGACACTCATGACACCAGTATCGAGAAGCTTGGACTCTTCCATGCTTGCACGTTGCTGAAAGCCTGTATCGGTCGGTCCAGGGCAAAGGACAGATACAGATACGCCCGTTCCTTGGAGTTCATTTTCGAGTGCTTCTGAGAAAGAAAGAACATATGCTTTCGTCGCATAATAGACCGCCATCAATGGACCCGGCTGAAAAGCAGCCGTGGAAGCGACATTCAGGATCCTTCCTCTTTTCCGCTCTACCATTTGGGGTACAAGCTTCTTCGTAAGCTCGGTCAGCGCCATCATGTTGACCATCATCATTTCTTTCTCTTCTTCCCACTCTATCTCGTAAAACTCGCCGTACAATCCGAAACCAGCATTATTAACAAGGATATCGACTGTGATGTTTTGCGTTGAAAGCTCCTTCAACACATTATCTACAGCATCAGGCTTACCTAAGTCTGAAACAATGACATCCGCTTGAACGGCATACTTCTCTTGCAGCTCTTGAGCTAAAGTATCCAGTTTTTGTTTCGACCTTGCAACGAGAACCAATCGATGTCCATCCCGCGCAAAATGATAGGCAAGCTCACGACCGATTCCACCTGAAGCGCCGGTAATAAGTGCTGTGTTCATATGCATCTACTCTCTTTCGTTTATTCGTTTAACTGTTTAAACATATAATAGATTAAATACATCGAACCGTCAACTTATATCCTCTCTACATTTTTAAAAAACAAAAGGAATTGCTATAATTTAGGTGGAGCGTGACAGATAAAGGAGATTACATAATGAAAACGCTATTGATTGATATGGATTCTGTCATTTGCGATTTAATGAGCGAATGGCATCGCAGATATAACGAGGATTATGAGGATGATTTGAGCGTCGAAGACCTCCAATGCTGGAATAGTGAGAAGTACGTAAAAAAAGAATGCGGCAAGAAGATCTACGACTACTTGGATGAAGAGGGACTTTTCCTTAACCTGGAGCCCTTACCGAAC from Pseudalkalibacillus sp. SCS-8 includes the following:
- a CDS encoding DUF420 domain-containing protein, encoding MMVQNKSTQQKSYTGIVVVLSILINALVVLLFFLPEYEGETGFDITILPLLNAIFNSFTFVFLLAALWFILRKNIKLHKRFIFAAFTTTALFLVSYVSYHYLAESTSYGGEGPLKYIYYFILITHIILAAVIVPLALLSLVRGLTMQVEKHRKIARWTMPLWLYVSLTGVLVYILISPYY
- a CDS encoding FUSC family protein translates to MKMINLTNWIGGRVIKTGLAAFVTALICNLFHLPVLFAVITAIVTVEPTASDSIKKGMIRFPAAMIGAAFAMGFEYFLGPTSLTYALAATLTLLVCHKLRLDAGMLVATLTAVAMIAETEDEHFMSFVVRLSTTLIGLIVSTAINYLILPPHYHEMVRKQVDELYDGAGFILNRFVKGGTPRELQSEYRKLSKDMERAFSLAQYQREEWKYRRHNLKEIREFGILMKKLEYFQKILYHFGNLVYLNIENAKLTPEKVQTIMKAVDSIAAILKDPKHQVHDEHNKLIEQLDELFIYEKERRIQAEHAKTRKHLSVRVAILYELLALEDVLEDLERVCTKERVET
- a CDS encoding SDR family NAD(P)-dependent oxidoreductase; translated protein: MNTALITGASGGIGRELAYHFARDGHRLVLVARSKQKLDTLAQELQEKYAVQADVIVSDLGKPDAVDNVLKELSTQNITVDILVNNAGFGLYGEFYEIEWEEEKEMMMVNMMALTELTKKLVPQMVERKRGRILNVASTAAFQPGPLMAVYYATKAYVLSFSEALENELQGTGVSVSVLCPGPTDTGFQQRASMEESKLLDTGVMSVERAADIAYNQFKAGKTLIIPGTQNKLLALMIRFLPRKMVTKTVRKVQSPKSSSRITRT